The Sulfitobacter faviae genome includes a region encoding these proteins:
- a CDS encoding TrbG/VirB9 family P-type conjugative transfer protein has protein sequence MLFIRSLIFVIALLPGLASAEAIPRGGPNDSRVRLATYQEGQVYRLSVSLTHVTTIEFGEGESIRSIIAGDTEGFEIDGVPGGQAFAIKPVARGVHTNVTVYTNRRSYYFNVQEVRSPTFYVVQFRYPEDDARPTRAIAAQAPNYNYGASARTEFTPTRIWDDGTFTYFAFPRNAPVPAIFRYAGDRERTVNTQTPEDGVIRVSGVNRQWVLRLGEEVVCIEAIPPAEAAS, from the coding sequence TTGTTGTTTATAAGATCGCTTATTTTTGTCATTGCCCTGTTGCCCGGCCTCGCCTCTGCCGAAGCCATCCCGCGCGGCGGTCCCAACGACAGCCGGGTGCGCTTGGCCACCTACCAGGAGGGTCAGGTCTACCGTCTCAGCGTGTCGCTCACCCATGTGACCACCATCGAGTTCGGCGAGGGCGAAAGCATCCGCTCGATCATCGCGGGCGACACCGAGGGCTTCGAGATCGACGGCGTCCCGGGCGGTCAGGCCTTCGCGATCAAGCCTGTGGCGCGCGGGGTGCATACCAATGTGACAGTCTATACGAACCGCCGGAGCTACTACTTCAACGTCCAGGAGGTCCGCAGCCCAACCTTCTACGTGGTGCAGTTCCGCTATCCGGAGGACGATGCGCGCCCGACCCGGGCCATCGCCGCCCAAGCGCCGAACTACAACTACGGCGCCAGCGCGCGGACCGAGTTCACGCCAACCCGCATCTGGGATGACGGGACGTTCACGTATTTCGCCTTTCCGAGAAACGCACCTGTGCCAGCGATCTTCCGCTACGCGGGCGACCGTGAACGCACGGTCAACACGCAAACCCCTGAGGACGGCGTGATCCGCGTCAGCGGCGTAAACCGCCAATGGGTCCTGCGACTTGGCGAAGAGGTGGTCTGCATCGAGGCGATCCCGCCCGCGGAGGCCGCCTCATGA
- a CDS encoding type IV secretion system protein VirB3, translated as MAERSPLFLGLVRPPKLLGLPIMYAMVWLFGSVLLFVWVQHIAVLGVAALLYPVLWKAADWDPRFIDVMMTALQETPPTRNRSIHGGDSYAP; from the coding sequence GTGGCTGAGCGCTCGCCCCTCTTTCTCGGCCTCGTGCGCCCGCCCAAGCTTCTGGGCCTACCCATCATGTACGCCATGGTCTGGCTCTTCGGCTCGGTGCTGCTCTTTGTCTGGGTCCAGCACATCGCGGTGCTGGGGGTGGCCGCCCTGCTCTACCCCGTGCTGTGGAAGGCCGCGGACTGGGACCCGCGCTTCATCGACGTGATGATGACAGCGCTGCAGGAAACCCCACCGACGCGCAACCGCTCCATTCACGGCGGTGACAGCTATGCGCCCTAA
- a CDS encoding virB8 family protein: MATEQEIIEEELVYGALRRERLWQRLGLIGLVFGIIGCLSAAAVSILDVDPPPVVVPYDPATGFALPEASVGASSVTANQAIIEAEVFRYVTDREVYNQLDNDLRIRSVLRRSDGAAESGLRQIWNSANENYPPTVYGPNARLDVEILSINRIGTNRATVRLRKQLTSINGTQTGLFTATLLFEFRPETRRSIDEVWTNPFGFTVLEYSIRSDRLEN, encoded by the coding sequence GTGGCGACTGAACAGGAAATCATCGAGGAAGAACTGGTCTACGGTGCCCTGCGCCGTGAACGGCTCTGGCAGCGTCTTGGCCTGATAGGCCTTGTCTTCGGCATCATCGGCTGTCTGAGCGCGGCAGCTGTCTCGATCCTCGATGTCGATCCGCCCCCCGTCGTTGTCCCCTATGATCCCGCCACCGGCTTTGCACTCCCCGAAGCCTCGGTGGGCGCTTCCTCGGTGACCGCCAACCAGGCGATCATCGAGGCGGAAGTGTTCCGCTATGTGACCGACCGCGAGGTCTACAACCAGCTCGACAACGACCTGCGCATCCGCAGCGTCCTGCGCCGCTCTGACGGGGCTGCCGAGAGCGGGCTACGCCAGATCTGGAACAGCGCAAATGAAAACTATCCGCCGACCGTCTATGGCCCCAATGCCCGGCTCGACGTGGAGATCCTCAGCATCAACCGGATCGGAACCAACCGCGCGACGGTCCGCCTGCGCAAGCAGCTGACCTCCATCAACGGCACCCAGACCGGGCTCTTCACCGCCACGCTTCTCTTCGAGTTCCGCCCCGAAACCCGTCGCTCCATCGATGAGGTCTGGACCAATCCCTTCGGCTTCACCGTCCTCGAATATTCCATCCGCTCCGACAGATTGGAGAACTGA
- a CDS encoding DUF4177 domain-containing protein, whose protein sequence is MKTFEYNILSFPMTRKTSLSDMQASLNEKGADGWEVVSISSSEFANIGHTVFLKRETTPAEATA, encoded by the coding sequence ATGAAGACGTTTGAATACAATATCCTGTCCTTTCCCATGACCCGCAAGACCAGCCTCTCCGACATGCAGGCCAGCCTGAACGAGAAGGGCGCAGACGGGTGGGAGGTGGTGTCGATCAGCTCCTCGGAATTCGCCAATATCGGGCACACCGTTTTCCTGAAACGCGAAACCACACCCGCTGAAGCCACGGCATGA
- a CDS encoding type IV secretion system protein B4, protein MRPNNALDEAIDLRTMTPDWYARETRLAHMLPYVSLVDDRTVRTRVNELFQCIRLDGVNSYTTDDAYLDKVTALFARIIAQLGPEFSYYVHKVSKAITPELEPIREESFAGVVDRLWRTKLETSGLRDKTLTLTVIHRPPPKSVLPFLNRSAPNRLKEATEKRLRRLGEAVSVFVSGLTELNPRVLTSESGELIGFLGALNTGQELPLYPANTYGFLSFNVANTRVTFQGDHFELSEGVVGHRYGKSFTIGEYSEGTSCTMFDMLNLPVDMIVTHSFTPINSNLMAGRIKRQKRQMQASQDAALSLMEALDIAADDLEAKRQSFGEHHMVVTLFCDTFEELQTLSAEIVNAAATEGVKMIGERVAAKAHYLSQHPGNQPKRVRASAVTNRNFADFAAFHRTQLGKPAALTPWGRVVTYLPTPEQSAYRFSYHEQGSPDKEPTSGHTLIMGRPGSGKSVLSAFLMTQARRAGARIFVFDYRLGMEMAVRANGGRYASLNAGQPTGLNPLWTETDARGTAWLSDWLATLLYRADKPLTPAQTNRIQEVVRQNAQATNPALRNWRDFASLFVSTDDGGDLHQRLLEWTEDGRYGWIFGQSLEDTFSLKGDVVGFDLTGILDSEADKERMAVLSYLFRRVEREIEDRRPTIIVIDEAWKALDNAYFAERLSNWLVTARKQNTVAVMMTQYASQLERTRTGKTIVEAVPTQILLPNIRASASDYAMLNLTEKELDVLLNTGSNSRLALIRDDQGSIVVDADLSALGPNLTILGGMEKGEALVGSDYRDRPDFWRLS, encoded by the coding sequence ATGCGCCCTAACAATGCCTTGGATGAAGCAATCGATCTCCGCACCATGACGCCGGACTGGTATGCGCGCGAAACACGCCTCGCGCATATGCTGCCCTATGTCAGCCTAGTCGATGACCGCACCGTGCGAACGCGGGTGAATGAGCTTTTTCAGTGCATCCGGCTCGATGGGGTCAATAGCTACACGACGGATGATGCCTATCTCGACAAGGTGACGGCGCTTTTCGCCCGGATCATCGCGCAGCTGGGGCCGGAGTTCAGCTATTACGTCCACAAGGTCTCCAAGGCGATCACGCCGGAGCTCGAGCCCATACGCGAGGAGAGTTTTGCAGGAGTCGTTGACCGTCTCTGGCGCACGAAACTCGAAACCAGCGGGTTGCGCGACAAAACCCTGACGCTCACGGTCATCCATCGCCCACCTCCCAAAAGCGTCCTGCCCTTCCTCAATCGCAGCGCCCCTAATCGCCTCAAGGAAGCAACCGAGAAACGCCTGCGCCGTCTCGGCGAGGCCGTAAGCGTGTTTGTGTCAGGCCTGACCGAGCTGAACCCGCGCGTGCTGACTTCCGAGAGCGGCGAACTCATCGGCTTTCTGGGCGCGCTGAATACCGGCCAGGAATTGCCGCTCTACCCCGCAAACACCTACGGTTTTCTGTCCTTCAATGTCGCCAATACCCGCGTGACGTTTCAGGGGGATCACTTCGAGCTCTCGGAAGGGGTCGTCGGACATCGCTACGGCAAGAGCTTCACCATCGGAGAATACTCGGAAGGCACCTCCTGCACCATGTTCGACATGCTGAACCTGCCGGTCGACATGATCGTCACGCATTCCTTCACGCCGATCAATTCGAACCTCATGGCGGGCCGCATCAAGCGGCAAAAGCGCCAGATGCAAGCGTCTCAGGACGCGGCGCTCTCGCTGATGGAAGCCCTCGACATCGCCGCCGATGATCTCGAAGCCAAGCGCCAAAGCTTCGGCGAGCATCACATGGTCGTGACGCTCTTTTGCGACACGTTCGAAGAGCTGCAGACCCTCAGCGCGGAGATCGTGAACGCCGCCGCAACCGAAGGCGTGAAGATGATCGGCGAGCGGGTCGCCGCAAAGGCCCATTACCTCAGCCAGCATCCCGGCAACCAGCCCAAGCGCGTGCGTGCCAGCGCCGTCACCAACCGCAACTTCGCGGATTTTGCGGCCTTCCACCGAACACAACTCGGCAAACCCGCAGCACTTACCCCCTGGGGCCGGGTCGTCACATATTTGCCCACGCCCGAGCAAAGCGCCTACCGGTTTTCCTATCACGAGCAGGGCTCGCCCGACAAAGAACCGACCAGCGGCCATACCCTGATCATGGGACGGCCTGGGTCGGGCAAATCGGTGCTTTCGGCCTTTCTAATGACGCAAGCCCGTCGCGCAGGTGCCCGGATCTTCGTCTTCGATTACCGTCTTGGTATGGAGATGGCGGTCCGCGCCAATGGCGGGCGCTACGCGTCTCTGAACGCCGGTCAGCCCACGGGCCTCAACCCGCTCTGGACAGAGACCGATGCCCGCGGCACCGCCTGGCTCTCGGACTGGCTTGCCACCTTGCTCTACCGCGCTGACAAGCCCCTGACCCCGGCGCAGACCAACCGTATCCAGGAGGTCGTGCGCCAGAATGCCCAGGCCACCAATCCGGCCCTGCGGAACTGGCGGGATTTCGCGTCGCTTTTTGTGTCCACCGATGATGGCGGCGATCTGCACCAGCGCCTGCTCGAGTGGACCGAAGACGGCCGCTACGGCTGGATCTTCGGGCAGAGCCTCGAGGACACGTTCTCGCTCAAAGGCGATGTGGTGGGCTTCGATCTGACAGGCATTCTCGACAGCGAAGCCGACAAGGAGCGGATGGCGGTCCTGTCCTATCTCTTCCGCCGGGTCGAACGCGAGATCGAGGACCGCCGCCCCACCATCATCGTGATCGACGAGGCCTGGAAGGCGCTCGACAACGCATATTTCGCCGAACGGCTGTCGAACTGGCTCGTGACTGCGCGCAAGCAGAACACCGTAGCGGTGATGATGACGCAATATGCCAGCCAGCTTGAGCGCACCCGGACCGGCAAGACCATCGTCGAAGCCGTTCCGACGCAGATCCTGCTGCCCAATATCCGCGCCAGTGCCTCGGATTACGCCATGCTGAACCTCACGGAGAAGGAGCTCGACGTCCTTCTCAACACGGGCAGCAACAGCCGCCTCGCACTGATCCGCGACGATCAGGGCTCAATCGTCGTTGATGCCGATCTGAGCGCCCTTGGGCCCAATCTCACGATCCTTGGCGGCATGGAAAAGGGCGAAGCGCTCGTCGGCTCCGATTACCGCGACCGCCCAGATTTTTGGAGGCTTTCATGA
- a CDS encoding type IV secretion system protein has protein sequence MSVVTYFVETSQAYLDTAAETQFGAVAATVGTLLVLGTTLVVILVGTNMIYQYRAMDGHTAFWLAVKIGLIGIFATNWMQFNAFSSAILYGIDSIAGALVASVGGGSPGPSGTFAEEFDRLIAELGNYLNAAGSELNWMAGAMLDIVGVLLLSILGGLAAFILVASRLMIALLIGIAPVMIFLTLFEVTKDYFARWLSALISFALYPIVVAGVFATITGVSSALIGELGDPEGASNIGALIPFFMMVLMAKGFIIATPFIVRAISGNIMMPALSGGLDGGYSFARAAMGGQQAYNRYLIGGASGAEYAALRARQFFGVQQMPARQGMGQTGSGGGTGSTDAGSKMLAQLARLGRLGRR, from the coding sequence ATGAGTGTCGTCACCTACTTCGTTGAAACCTCCCAAGCCTATCTCGACACCGCCGCTGAGACCCAGTTTGGCGCGGTTGCGGCAACGGTCGGCACGCTCCTGGTTTTGGGGACAACGCTGGTGGTGATCCTCGTCGGCACCAACATGATCTATCAATATCGGGCCATGGATGGGCACACAGCCTTCTGGCTCGCGGTCAAGATCGGGCTCATCGGGATATTCGCGACCAATTGGATGCAGTTCAACGCGTTCTCGTCAGCCATTCTCTATGGGATCGACAGTATCGCGGGTGCGCTGGTAGCCTCCGTCGGCGGCGGCAGTCCGGGGCCCTCTGGAACTTTCGCCGAAGAATTCGACCGGCTGATCGCGGAACTGGGCAACTATTTGAACGCTGCCGGGTCCGAACTGAACTGGATGGCCGGCGCCATGCTCGACATCGTCGGTGTTCTTCTGCTCTCAATCCTCGGCGGACTGGCCGCCTTCATCCTCGTGGCCTCCCGACTGATGATCGCGCTTCTGATCGGGATCGCCCCGGTGATGATTTTCCTGACCCTCTTCGAGGTCACCAAGGATTATTTCGCGCGCTGGCTGTCCGCGCTGATTTCCTTTGCGCTATACCCCATCGTCGTCGCAGGCGTGTTCGCAACGATCACAGGCGTTTCCTCCGCGCTCATCGGCGAACTAGGCGATCCCGAAGGGGCCTCAAACATCGGCGCGCTCATCCCCTTCTTCATGATGGTGCTCATGGCCAAGGGCTTCATTATCGCCACGCCCTTCATCGTCCGCGCGATCTCCGGCAACATCATGATGCCCGCCCTCTCCGGAGGTCTCGACGGCGGCTACAGCTTTGCCCGCGCCGCCATGGGAGGCCAGCAGGCCTACAATCGCTACCTCATCGGCGGGGCCAGTGGCGCAGAATACGCAGCCCTCAGGGCGCGGCAGTTCTTTGGCGTGCAGCAGATGCCTGCAAGGCAAGGCATGGGGCAGACGGGTTCCGGAGGCGGCACAGGATCCACTGACGCAGGGTCCAAAATGCTGGCGCAGCTGGCGAGACTGGGTCGACTTGGACGACGGTGA
- a CDS encoding ATPase, T2SS/T4P/T4SS family: MSLSYLETSLDGIHAAARDDVIEICINPDGTCWGEFQGDHFMRALDQRLTGVQVRDLGNQIASSANTTMSKDRPIVSVSITYKGRPIRAQVITPPAVLSAMSISLRFFSSLPLEGIALDFLYGKERKLEDLRVEKKRALRAVVAAGLIDDALAFCVENKLNMIVSGGTSTGKTVAARKILSHVPAEERIVTIEEAAELLPTQPNAVTLIANRDAEFQTADVLLTATLRMRPDRIILGEVRGKEAMTFLEAINTGHGGSMTTLHAETPQLAVQRLAIAALKTEIPMTYADMIQYIENSIDVIIQAGRHDGKRGITEFYLPGATEIGISP, translated from the coding sequence ATGTCGCTGAGCTATCTCGAAACCTCGCTTGACGGGATCCACGCCGCCGCTCGCGACGATGTCATCGAGATCTGCATCAACCCTGATGGCACCTGCTGGGGAGAATTCCAGGGCGATCACTTCATGCGCGCGCTGGACCAGAGGCTGACCGGCGTTCAGGTCAGGGACCTCGGCAACCAGATCGCCTCATCAGCCAATACCACGATGAGCAAGGACCGCCCCATCGTCTCGGTTTCGATCACCTACAAGGGGCGCCCGATCCGCGCACAGGTCATCACCCCGCCCGCCGTGCTCTCGGCCATGTCGATCAGCCTGCGGTTCTTCTCAAGCCTGCCACTCGAGGGCATCGCGCTCGACTTTCTCTACGGAAAAGAGCGCAAGCTCGAAGACCTGCGCGTGGAAAAGAAGCGCGCCTTGCGCGCAGTGGTGGCCGCGGGTTTGATCGATGATGCGCTCGCCTTCTGCGTCGAGAACAAACTCAACATGATCGTCTCGGGCGGCACCTCCACCGGCAAGACCGTGGCCGCGCGCAAGATCCTCTCTCACGTACCGGCCGAGGAACGCATCGTCACCATCGAAGAAGCCGCCGAGCTTCTGCCGACCCAACCAAATGCCGTGACCCTCATCGCCAATCGCGACGCGGAGTTCCAAACTGCTGACGTGCTTCTGACCGCTACCCTGCGCATGCGGCCTGACCGGATCATCCTCGGCGAGGTACGTGGCAAGGAAGCCATGACATTCCTAGAAGCAATTAATACCGGCCACGGCGGGTCCATGACCACGTTGCATGCAGAGACACCACAGCTTGCGGTTCAGCGCCTCGCGATCGCAGCGCTCAAGACCGAGATCCCGATGACCTATGCCGACATGATCCAGTACATCGAGAATTCCATCGACGTGATCATCCAGGCCGGTCGCCATGACGGCAAACGCGGCATCACCGAATTCTACCTCCCCGGCGCAACTGAGATTGGAATTTCCCCATGA
- a CDS encoding lytic transglycosylase domain-containing protein, translating to MKSSLPHILAFCLLPGLALSQGVPTNDSGLTARDIVETGDREADLAVQADKLAVRELIAEIEREQLETLRRILDAQTSFGGQGLPAMVSGLESGSGDPDRSVEAVYGNAEIDPNPGGAQMFGDAAENIEQLIIRVAQETSGFAGVGRAGLSPVQWRALLQALIWQESRFTIGARSPVGAFGLTQIMPGTASDLGINPEYYDSPYLQVHGGARYLATQLNTFDGNIINALAAYNAGPGRVFEYGGVPPFAETQHYVQVIPERYNLYLSRIGGIEALGTIDPALLANANLSITGHGAAFYGNNSPAAIRQAALRISDIVERISETEDVQESVALNTYARAELVRLVAARIRLQAARTRVLSAEELAQASARMAEGAFMDFTIREIE from the coding sequence TTGAAGTCTAGCCTGCCTCATATCCTCGCATTTTGCCTGCTGCCCGGTCTCGCCTTGTCTCAAGGCGTGCCGACCAATGACAGTGGGCTGACCGCGCGTGACATCGTCGAGACTGGCGATCGCGAGGCTGACTTGGCCGTTCAGGCCGACAAGCTTGCCGTGCGCGAACTCATCGCCGAGATCGAACGGGAGCAACTGGAAACCCTCCGACGCATCCTCGATGCCCAGACCAGCTTCGGCGGTCAGGGATTGCCGGCTATGGTCTCGGGGCTGGAAAGCGGCAGCGGGGATCCGGACCGTTCCGTCGAGGCCGTCTATGGCAATGCCGAAATCGATCCCAACCCCGGCGGCGCACAGATGTTCGGGGATGCCGCCGAAAACATTGAGCAACTCATCATCCGCGTCGCCCAGGAAACCAGCGGTTTCGCGGGCGTGGGCCGCGCGGGCCTCTCCCCCGTTCAATGGCGCGCGTTGTTGCAGGCGCTCATCTGGCAGGAAAGCCGCTTCACCATCGGTGCGCGCTCGCCTGTCGGGGCCTTTGGCCTCACCCAGATCATGCCCGGCACGGCCAGCGATCTCGGGATCAACCCGGAATATTATGACAGCCCCTACCTGCAGGTGCATGGCGGCGCGCGCTATCTCGCAACGCAACTGAACACCTTCGACGGCAACATCATCAACGCGCTCGCGGCCTATAACGCCGGACCCGGTCGCGTGTTCGAATATGGTGGGGTGCCGCCCTTTGCCGAGACCCAGCACTACGTCCAAGTCATCCCCGAACGCTACAATCTCTACCTGAGCCGCATCGGCGGGATCGAAGCGCTTGGCACGATCGACCCCGCGCTTCTGGCCAATGCCAACCTCTCAATCACGGGTCATGGGGCGGCCTTCTATGGCAACAACTCGCCCGCCGCGATCCGCCAAGCCGCCCTACGCATTTCCGACATCGTCGAACGGATTTCCGAAACCGAGGACGTGCAGGAGAGCGTCGCGCTCAACACCTATGCCCGCGCCGAACTCGTGCGCCTCGTCGCTGCACGCATCCGGCTTCAGGCGGCACGCACCCGCGTCCTTTCTGCCGAGGAGCTGGCCCAGGCCAGCGCTCGCATGGCCGAAGGCGCGTTCATGGATTTTACGATCAGGGAGATTGAATGA
- a CDS encoding TrbI/VirB10 family protein: MSDTENTELEKRLAALEKGSARAPTAAQRRSPLLALIVVLVIGAGGALFYLLSQPDEEEALPTATPDVFQNEGDGFGAIETLPPPEPEVVFVGPDPVEPNAELLAQITALQAQIEELRNAPEPVVEEDTAAAEAIDALTAQIAALQAASEAAQQRFQDELTARDRNLEQLRMDLELAQLEASRPQPAPAGPTEDELRAREQERLRREEEARRMAELERRAAEERAFQERRIVSPTIAFGGTSGANETALTERTFGEVTDFVLNGALPSTVTQAEVIANPSNTIIQGTMIQAVMETALDSSLPGQTRAVVSEDVYSVDGARLLIPRGSRLIGRYRSGVDIAQRRVTIAWDRIILPAGQTVQISSFGGDELGRSGVTGLIDTRFAERFGSAALISLISAAPGAAASEVQDETAADVLEDVGDDLADATDSVIGDYLSIGSVIYVDQGARVTVMVDRDLEIF; this comes from the coding sequence ATGAGCGATACCGAGAATACCGAGCTGGAAAAGCGCCTCGCCGCCCTTGAGAAAGGCAGTGCCCGCGCCCCCACGGCGGCACAGCGCCGGTCGCCCCTTCTCGCGCTGATCGTGGTCCTCGTCATCGGCGCAGGTGGTGCCCTGTTCTATCTCCTCTCACAGCCCGACGAAGAGGAAGCCTTGCCGACGGCCACTCCGGACGTCTTCCAAAACGAAGGGGACGGCTTTGGCGCTATCGAGACCTTGCCCCCGCCCGAGCCCGAGGTTGTGTTCGTCGGACCAGACCCCGTCGAGCCCAACGCGGAGCTTCTGGCGCAGATCACCGCCCTGCAGGCTCAGATCGAGGAATTGCGCAACGCCCCTGAACCGGTCGTCGAGGAAGACACCGCCGCCGCAGAGGCGATCGACGCGCTGACCGCTCAGATCGCTGCGCTACAAGCCGCCTCGGAAGCCGCACAGCAACGGTTCCAGGACGAACTGACGGCCCGGGATCGCAACCTTGAGCAATTACGCATGGATCTGGAACTGGCCCAACTCGAGGCCAGCAGACCCCAACCCGCCCCAGCGGGTCCTACGGAGGATGAGCTGCGCGCACGCGAGCAAGAGCGACTGCGCCGTGAGGAAGAAGCCCGGCGCATGGCCGAACTGGAGCGCCGCGCCGCGGAGGAACGCGCTTTTCAGGAGCGGCGCATCGTCTCGCCCACCATCGCGTTTGGGGGCACGTCCGGAGCGAATGAAACGGCTCTGACCGAACGCACTTTTGGCGAGGTGACGGATTTCGTGCTGAACGGGGCGCTGCCCTCGACGGTGACGCAGGCTGAAGTGATCGCCAATCCCTCCAACACCATCATCCAAGGCACCATGATCCAGGCCGTCATGGAAACCGCCCTCGACAGCTCCCTGCCCGGCCAGACCCGTGCCGTGGTGTCCGAGGATGTCTACAGCGTCGATGGTGCGCGCCTCTTGATCCCGCGCGGATCCCGTCTCATCGGGCGCTACCGCTCGGGCGTCGATATCGCGCAGCGCCGGGTCACCATCGCTTGGGACCGGATCATCCTGCCCGCGGGCCAGACCGTCCAGATCAGCTCTTTCGGGGGCGATGAACTGGGACGTTCCGGTGTCACGGGGCTCATAGACACGCGCTTTGCCGAGCGTTTCGGGTCGGCCGCCCTGATCTCGCTGATTTCCGCAGCACCTGGTGCCGCCGCCTCCGAGGTCCAGGATGAGACTGCCGCCGACGTTCTTGAGGACGTTGGCGATGATCTGGCAGATGCGACGGACAGCGTCATCGGCGATTACCTCTCCATCGGCTCCGTCATCTATGTCGACCAGGGCGCCCGCGTCACGGTCATGGTCGACCGCGATCTGGAGATATTCTGA